The following coding sequences lie in one Listeria ivanovii subsp. londoniensis genomic window:
- a CDS encoding thioredoxin family protein — protein MKNLESIEQFNAIKVEGKSVFMFSADWCGDCKYIEPVMPEIEVENEDFAFYHVDRDAFIDLCADLGVFGIPSFLVFEDGMEVGRFVSKDRKTKEEINDFLAAI, from the coding sequence ATGAAAAATTTAGAATCAATCGAACAGTTTAATGCAATTAAAGTGGAAGGAAAATCCGTCTTTATGTTTAGTGCAGATTGGTGTGGGGATTGTAAATATATTGAACCGGTTATGCCAGAAATTGAAGTGGAAAATGAAGATTTTGCGTTTTATCATGTAGACCGGGATGCTTTTATTGATTTATGTGCGGACTTAGGAGTTTTTGGAATCCCGAGTTTTCTTGTGTTTGAAGATGGTATGGAAGTTGGCCGTTTCGTGAGTAAAGACCGAAAAACAAAAGAAGAAATTAATGATTTCCTAGCTGCGATTTAA
- a CDS encoding M42 family metallopeptidase: MEKETLAMFKELTELQGTSGDEHRIRTFMRKELEPVSDEIIQDGLGGIFGVRHGATDGPRVLVAGHMDEVGFMVTQITENGMIRFQTIGGWNPQVLQAQRVQVMAPNGPVIGVVASVPPHLLTEAERSKPTDPKNLLIDIGADDKTDAEKIGIKPGQFIVPVSEFTPLANPKKILAKAWDNRYGVGLAIELLKELKGESLPNTLFSGANVQEEVGLRGAGVSANMIQPDLFFALDASPANDTTGNKSQFGQIGQGFLLRIFDRTMIMHRGMREFLLDTAETNNIPYQYFVSPGGTDAGKVHTSLSGIPSAVIGVPARYIHSTNSILHVDDYAAAKEMITTLIRGLDKTTFETIKNNA; encoded by the coding sequence ATGGAAAAAGAAACGTTAGCGATGTTTAAAGAATTAACAGAATTACAAGGAACTTCTGGTGATGAGCATCGAATTCGCACTTTTATGCGAAAAGAGCTTGAGCCTGTTTCAGATGAAATTATTCAAGATGGATTAGGCGGGATTTTTGGCGTGCGTCACGGCGCTACTGATGGTCCGCGAGTGCTTGTTGCGGGTCATATGGATGAAGTTGGCTTTATGGTTACACAAATCACTGAAAATGGGATGATCCGTTTTCAGACAATTGGTGGTTGGAATCCGCAAGTCTTGCAAGCGCAAAGAGTGCAAGTAATGGCGCCGAATGGTCCAGTAATTGGCGTGGTTGCGTCTGTTCCACCACATTTGTTGACAGAAGCAGAACGTAGCAAACCTACTGATCCAAAAAATTTATTAATTGATATTGGTGCCGACGATAAAACAGATGCAGAAAAAATAGGTATCAAACCAGGACAATTTATCGTGCCTGTTTCAGAATTCACACCACTTGCTAATCCGAAAAAGATTTTAGCAAAGGCTTGGGATAATCGCTATGGAGTAGGACTTGCAATCGAACTTTTGAAAGAATTAAAAGGAGAATCACTTCCGAACACACTGTTTTCCGGAGCAAATGTGCAAGAAGAGGTAGGTTTACGGGGGGCAGGTGTTAGTGCCAATATGATTCAACCTGATTTATTCTTTGCCCTTGATGCCAGTCCTGCTAACGATACAACTGGAAATAAATCGCAATTTGGCCAAATTGGTCAAGGTTTCTTGTTACGCATTTTTGACCGGACGATGATTATGCATCGTGGTATGCGGGAATTTTTACTAGATACAGCAGAAACTAATAACATTCCTTATCAATATTTCGTCTCTCCAGGAGGTACGGATGCTGGTAAAGTTCACACCTCGTTAAGTGGTATTCCAAGCGCTGTAATAGGTGTTCCAGCCAGATATATCCATTCTACTAATTCTATTTTACATGTAGATGATTATGCTGCTGCAAAAGAAATGATTACCACGCTTATTCGTGGGTTGGATAAAACGACTTTTGAAACTATAAAAAATAATGCGTAA
- a CDS encoding PepSY domain-containing protein: MNWKAFIAGVGAGAAAGHLVYHYLLNDKTISGDVILENVKNAFKQDGPIEGSWIQLKKQHYKKFAIDTFVYHGGITCIREGEKKQFEFIADANTGTIIDVYLA, from the coding sequence ATGAACTGGAAGGCTTTCATTGCCGGCGTTGGAGCGGGTGCAGCAGCTGGACACCTTGTTTATCATTATTTACTAAACGATAAAACAATTTCAGGTGATGTTATTTTAGAAAACGTGAAAAACGCATTCAAACAAGATGGACCAATCGAGGGTTCATGGATTCAATTAAAAAAACAGCACTACAAAAAATTTGCGATTGACACGTTTGTTTATCACGGTGGCATCACATGTATCCGTGAAGGCGAGAAAAAACAATTCGAATTTATTGCAGATGCTAATACCGGAACAATTATTGATGTATACTTAGCTTAA
- a CDS encoding PTS lactose/cellobiose transporter subunit IIA, translated as MEGMELASFQIISSVGAARSCLIEAMRLGRERKFDEAYLKIDEANEFLSEGHKNHVQLIQKEADGGDVQISILFMHAEDQFMTTYTLRDVTYEMIAIWKEMK; from the coding sequence ATGGAAGGTATGGAACTGGCGTCATTTCAAATAATTAGCTCAGTTGGAGCCGCGAGAAGTTGTCTTATTGAAGCAATGAGATTAGGAAGAGAAAGAAAATTTGATGAAGCCTATCTGAAAATAGACGAAGCAAACGAATTTCTAAGTGAAGGGCATAAAAATCATGTCCAATTAATTCAAAAAGAAGCAGACGGTGGAGACGTGCAAATTTCTATTTTGTTTATGCATGCGGAAGATCAATTTATGACAACTTATACGTTACGAGATGTTACTTATGAAATGATTGCTATATGGAAAGAAATGAAATAA
- a CDS encoding glycoside hydrolase family 3 N-terminal domain-containing protein, which yields MAIYLDATKSTNDRVEDLLSRMTLAEKCGQLNQRMYGWDAFSRNGDVFQITDKFKKEVARFEGIGALYGLFRADPWSKMNKETGISRANSAKVANMVQRYVIENTRLGVPVLLAEEVPHGHQALDSESYPVNLARAASFHPELQQQVAEAIAEEISDKGVHLALASALDILRDPRWGRAEECYGEDPYLAAELTAAITEGFQKNGKVAVILKHFAAQGEPVGGHNSGPVSIGVRELREIFLEPLRAGITKGALGVMAAYNEIDGVPCHANKELLTTILREEMGFNGIVMADGCALDRLLKLNPNPKKAAKMAIEAGVDLSLWDEVFPFLEESVTAGILNETIVDQAVRRILQVKFQLGLFENPYVEEKVPAASVNWKKLNLQAAREGICLLKNDAKTLPLEGARKKIAIVGPNADALYNQLGDYTAPQNKGDCVTVLAGLKSIVPKEWELLSEKGSDIREAVTGGISKAEELAGKADAIVLVLGGSSARNFNMEFQSNGAVSSKGPNMDAGENVDVADIALPEVQLALFRAMKRTKKPVIVVMIQGRPIAIPEISKEADALLTAFYPGNVGGTAIAEVLVGKYNPSGKLPVSIPVSSGQIPVYYNQKAVEYKEDYFDLTGKPLYPFGYGLSYSDFSYRNLVIKQEQISLSSLLAGETVAVKVTVENTSEIAGEEVVQLYIHDMESSITRRKKELKAFKKIRIEPKEKIDVTLELTKEAFEVWSIDNKYEIETGGIQIFVGGSSDTTLVGQVTIVGG from the coding sequence ATGGCTATTTATTTAGATGCAACAAAATCTACTAATGATCGCGTGGAAGATTTGCTTTCGCGAATGACGCTTGCAGAAAAATGCGGGCAACTCAATCAGCGAATGTATGGCTGGGATGCTTTTTCAAGAAATGGTGATGTGTTTCAAATTACGGATAAATTTAAAAAGGAAGTAGCTAGGTTTGAAGGAATAGGTGCTTTATATGGTCTATTCCGAGCTGATCCGTGGTCAAAAATGAATAAAGAAACTGGTATTTCGCGAGCCAATTCTGCTAAAGTCGCTAATATGGTACAACGCTATGTGATAGAGAATACTAGGCTTGGAGTTCCGGTTTTACTAGCAGAAGAAGTTCCGCACGGTCACCAAGCGCTTGACAGTGAGTCATACCCAGTAAATTTAGCGCGAGCAGCATCTTTTCATCCTGAATTGCAACAACAAGTAGCGGAGGCGATTGCAGAAGAAATTTCTGATAAAGGTGTCCATTTAGCGCTTGCTTCGGCGTTAGATATTCTTCGTGATCCTCGTTGGGGGCGGGCGGAAGAATGTTATGGTGAAGATCCGTATCTTGCGGCAGAATTAACCGCCGCGATAACAGAAGGTTTCCAAAAAAATGGTAAAGTCGCTGTCATTTTAAAACATTTTGCCGCGCAAGGAGAACCAGTAGGTGGTCATAATTCAGGTCCAGTTTCTATCGGTGTAAGAGAACTCAGAGAAATTTTCTTAGAACCATTACGTGCTGGTATTACAAAAGGTGCACTAGGTGTTATGGCTGCATACAATGAAATAGATGGCGTTCCTTGTCATGCGAACAAAGAACTATTAACAACAATATTACGAGAAGAAATGGGCTTTAATGGCATCGTGATGGCGGATGGTTGTGCTTTAGATCGTTTGCTGAAGTTAAATCCGAATCCTAAAAAAGCGGCAAAAATGGCAATTGAAGCTGGTGTTGATTTAAGTTTATGGGATGAGGTTTTCCCGTTTTTAGAAGAGAGTGTAACTGCAGGGATTCTGAATGAAACGATTGTTGACCAAGCTGTACGTCGAATTCTACAAGTGAAGTTTCAATTAGGATTATTCGAGAATCCATATGTAGAGGAAAAGGTCCCCGCAGCTTCTGTTAACTGGAAAAAGCTAAATTTACAAGCTGCTAGAGAAGGGATTTGTTTGTTGAAAAATGATGCAAAGACCTTGCCACTAGAAGGAGCACGCAAAAAAATTGCCATTGTGGGCCCGAATGCGGATGCGCTGTATAATCAACTCGGAGATTATACGGCACCGCAAAACAAAGGGGATTGTGTTACTGTTCTAGCTGGCTTAAAAAGTATTGTCCCAAAAGAATGGGAACTTCTTTCGGAAAAAGGTTCAGACATTCGTGAAGCAGTAACAGGGGGGATTTCAAAAGCTGAAGAACTAGCAGGAAAAGCGGATGCGATTGTGTTAGTTCTTGGTGGTTCTAGTGCGCGGAATTTTAATATGGAATTTCAGAGTAATGGGGCTGTTAGTTCTAAAGGTCCGAATATGGATGCTGGTGAAAATGTGGATGTTGCGGATATCGCTCTTCCAGAAGTGCAGCTAGCGTTATTTCGGGCGATGAAACGTACAAAAAAACCTGTGATTGTAGTGATGATTCAAGGGCGACCAATTGCTATTCCTGAAATCAGCAAAGAAGCAGATGCACTACTCACGGCCTTTTATCCTGGGAATGTTGGTGGGACAGCAATAGCAGAAGTGTTAGTTGGTAAATATAATCCGTCTGGTAAATTACCGGTTAGTATCCCTGTGTCTTCTGGACAAATTCCTGTTTATTACAATCAAAAAGCAGTGGAATACAAAGAAGACTACTTTGATTTAACTGGAAAGCCACTTTATCCATTCGGTTATGGGTTAAGTTATAGTGATTTCTCTTACCGGAATTTAGTGATTAAACAAGAACAGATTTCTTTGTCTTCTTTGCTCGCGGGAGAAACAGTCGCTGTTAAAGTGACGGTGGAAAATACTTCTGAAATAGCAGGAGAAGAAGTGGTGCAACTTTATATTCATGATATGGAGTCCAGCATAACTCGTAGAAAGAAAGAACTAAAAGCCTTTAAAAAAATTCGAATCGAACCAAAAGAAAAGATAGACGTGACACTCGAACTAACCAAAGAGGCTTTCGAAGTGTGGTCTATCGATAACAAATATGAGATAGAGACAGGCGGTATACAGATTTTCGTTGGCGGAAGTTCTGATACAACTTTAGTCGGTCAAGTAACGATCGTGGGAGGTTAA
- a CDS encoding PTS sugar transporter subunit IIB, whose amino-acid sequence MKNIMLMCNAGMSTSVLVRKMERIAEERELDVTIWAISETDFEKNWRKADVILLGPQVSYMKDKVTDVVEGNIPVTVIDVIDYGRMNGEKVLDVALGLLS is encoded by the coding sequence ATGAAAAATATTATGTTGATGTGTAATGCAGGGATGTCTACAAGTGTTCTTGTTCGAAAAATGGAACGGATTGCCGAAGAACGTGAATTGGATGTGACGATTTGGGCAATTTCTGAAACGGATTTTGAAAAAAATTGGCGCAAAGCAGATGTGATTTTGCTTGGACCGCAAGTTAGTTATATGAAAGACAAAGTTACTGATGTGGTAGAAGGAAATATTCCGGTTACAGTTATTGATGTGATAGATTACGGACGGATGAACGGAGAAAAAGTGTTAGATGTAGCACTCGGTTTACTTAGCTGA
- a CDS encoding PTS sugar transporter subunit IIC has translation MKKFIEKLSWLSQKLGNQIHLKSMRDAFATILPFIMLAGFMVLINNVIIKPDGFMSAIISSETLTTWQNLGNSIVNGTLGIITILIGASVSYFLAQNRKFENPFAPALMTIALIVIFVPAVSEVVPLGLEKAVEVTGVLPLSLMGSAGMFVGIVTALLSTEVFIRLSKSEKMKIRISGDSVPPAVIKSFNVLIPTMLTVLIFAFISFLVATLFSLNLYALISTLIQKPLTFLVTSVPGFLALMTISQMLYSIGIAGSGILGPIMDPVLLANMQENMTAFANHTEIPHIINTTFRDIFGVMGGGGNTIALLIAIFIWSKRKDYREIATLSSAPGLFNINEPVVFGLPIVYNISLMIPFIISTPLCLGLAYLATKLHMISEVVVLVPWTTPVVASGFLATGGDWRAAVFQIFLIGVCVLLYLPFLKANDRVKAV, from the coding sequence TTGAAAAAATTCATCGAGAAATTAAGTTGGTTATCGCAGAAGCTTGGAAATCAAATTCATTTGAAGTCTATGCGTGATGCCTTTGCTACAATTTTACCTTTTATTATGTTAGCAGGATTTATGGTTTTAATTAATAACGTCATTATCAAGCCGGATGGTTTTATGTCGGCAATTATTAGTTCCGAAACACTTACTACATGGCAAAATTTAGGTAATAGTATTGTTAATGGGACACTTGGTATCATAACTATTTTAATTGGTGCTTCTGTTTCTTATTTTCTGGCACAAAATCGAAAGTTTGAAAATCCGTTTGCTCCAGCACTAATGACCATTGCTCTTATCGTCATTTTTGTTCCAGCTGTTTCTGAAGTTGTTCCACTAGGTTTGGAGAAAGCAGTTGAAGTTACAGGGGTATTACCGCTCTCGTTAATGGGTTCTGCAGGGATGTTTGTTGGTATTGTAACTGCGCTACTATCGACAGAAGTTTTTATCCGTCTATCGAAAAGTGAAAAAATGAAGATCCGGATTTCGGGAGATAGTGTCCCTCCAGCGGTTATTAAATCATTTAATGTTCTTATTCCGACAATGTTAACCGTCCTTATTTTTGCGTTTATTTCATTCTTAGTAGCTACATTATTTAGTTTAAATTTGTATGCACTTATTAGTACGCTTATTCAGAAACCATTAACATTCCTTGTTACGAGTGTGCCTGGATTCCTTGCTTTAATGACAATCTCTCAAATGCTTTACTCTATAGGGATTGCAGGAAGCGGTATACTAGGGCCGATTATGGATCCGGTATTACTTGCTAATATGCAAGAAAATATGACGGCGTTTGCAAATCATACAGAAATTCCACACATTATTAATACGACTTTCCGTGATATCTTTGGTGTTATGGGCGGTGGTGGAAATACGATTGCTCTATTAATAGCTATCTTTATCTGGTCGAAACGTAAAGACTACCGTGAGATTGCTACCTTATCATCTGCTCCTGGTTTATTCAACATTAATGAGCCAGTTGTGTTTGGGCTACCGATTGTTTATAACATAAGTTTAATGATTCCTTTTATTATCTCTACGCCACTATGTCTAGGACTTGCTTATTTAGCTACTAAACTTCACATGATTTCTGAAGTAGTTGTGCTAGTTCCGTGGACAACACCTGTTGTGGCATCAGGGTTCCTTGCGACTGGTGGAGACTGGCGAGCGGCAGTATTCCAAATCTTTTTAATCGGAGTTTGTGTACTTCTGTATTTACCATTCTTAAAAGCCAATGATCGCGTAAAAGCAGTGTAG
- a CDS encoding BglG family transcription antiterminator produces MSGSQLLLPRWQKIVHMLYLRMSFISGRELGEALAVTPRTIRNDIKAINPLLQVAGNQIESLPGVGYRLIIKDEKALQEALLDNKTGQSNMNIVPLFAEDRANYIIRYLLLKNDYVKLETLAEELFVSKSTINSDILEVKEKLTNYSLSVEKRAGYGIRISGTELAIRFCYSRYLLAESATPLITETERNFFQDVSLEKMLEIVVSNIAKYNIHMTDISVKNLIIHIAIAVSRVKDNCYITATDLEDIEFSMSELRAAQNIMKEIELAEGIHFPESEISYILLHLSAKNWKSDFNNYREYIIVDKILEQIKRLYGYDFRQDQKMVSNIALHLKPAINRIKFKMNIQNPYLENLKENYPFAFELGLVAKEVLETELKTDVNEAEAGYLAIHFLYGLDKEFVHNKQKVLIVCASGLGTSQLLESKVRKQFASSLEIVGVYSFKDYKTKATTCDFVISTVPLQSKLHPVIQVSPFLTKEDVQNISLLMKHDETENQIELEKIFREGLFIVSHKTNKMEILADLAGVLQEKRLVGEDYLPSLMEREEIVPTYLGSGLAAPHPVEAEVLETVIAVCICPAGVDWNGEKRAQVVFMLAVKNEEQKRLATLYTLISDLVENPKVMGELKRVTDFENFMRILQTV; encoded by the coding sequence ATGAGTGGTTCTCAATTGTTATTGCCAAGATGGCAGAAAATAGTTCATATGCTCTATTTAAGGATGTCATTTATTAGTGGAAGAGAGCTTGGTGAGGCGTTAGCCGTAACACCACGTACGATTCGGAATGATATTAAGGCGATCAACCCATTACTTCAAGTTGCTGGAAACCAAATTGAATCACTTCCTGGTGTAGGTTATCGTTTAATTATAAAGGATGAAAAGGCACTTCAAGAGGCTCTGTTGGATAATAAAACAGGTCAATCTAATATGAATATTGTACCGTTGTTTGCCGAAGATCGAGCGAACTACATTATTCGTTATCTGTTACTAAAAAACGATTATGTCAAATTAGAGACGCTTGCTGAAGAACTTTTTGTCAGCAAATCCACCATTAATTCCGATATTTTAGAAGTGAAAGAAAAACTAACCAATTATTCATTATCTGTTGAAAAGAGAGCAGGCTACGGTATCCGGATTTCTGGAACCGAACTGGCCATTCGTTTTTGTTATTCTAGGTATTTACTTGCAGAATCAGCTACTCCACTTATCACAGAAACTGAGCGAAACTTCTTTCAAGATGTTAGTTTGGAAAAAATGTTAGAAATAGTAGTATCCAATATAGCGAAATACAATATTCATATGACAGACATCTCTGTGAAGAACCTAATTATTCATATTGCTATTGCGGTTTCTCGTGTAAAAGATAACTGCTATATCACGGCAACGGACCTGGAAGATATCGAGTTTAGCATGTCAGAATTACGTGCAGCCCAAAACATTATGAAAGAGATTGAGCTTGCGGAAGGAATCCATTTTCCTGAAAGTGAAATTTCTTATATTTTATTGCATTTAAGTGCGAAAAACTGGAAAAGTGATTTTAATAATTATCGCGAATATATCATTGTCGATAAAATATTAGAGCAGATTAAACGGCTTTATGGATATGATTTTCGGCAGGATCAAAAGATGGTTTCGAATATCGCGCTTCACTTAAAGCCAGCCATCAATCGAATTAAATTTAAGATGAACATTCAAAATCCTTACTTGGAAAATCTGAAAGAAAATTATCCGTTTGCGTTTGAGCTTGGTTTGGTCGCGAAAGAAGTTTTAGAGACGGAATTAAAAACGGATGTGAATGAAGCGGAGGCAGGGTATTTAGCAATTCATTTTTTATATGGTCTAGATAAAGAATTTGTACACAATAAGCAAAAAGTATTAATTGTTTGTGCCTCAGGACTTGGAACATCACAATTACTAGAGTCTAAAGTTCGAAAACAATTCGCGAGTAGCTTGGAAATTGTTGGCGTATACTCATTTAAAGATTATAAGACAAAAGCAACTACTTGTGATTTTGTGATTTCAACGGTGCCCCTTCAAAGCAAATTGCACCCGGTCATTCAAGTATCACCATTTTTAACCAAAGAAGATGTTCAAAATATTTCTTTATTAATGAAACATGATGAGACGGAAAATCAAATAGAATTAGAAAAAATATTTCGTGAAGGACTATTTATTGTTAGTCATAAAACGAACAAAATGGAAATTCTTGCGGATTTAGCAGGAGTTTTGCAGGAAAAGCGACTAGTGGGAGAGGATTATTTACCATCACTTATGGAGCGAGAAGAAATTGTGCCGACCTATTTGGGGAGTGGGCTAGCTGCACCACATCCGGTAGAGGCGGAAGTGCTAGAAACGGTCATCGCAGTATGTATTTGCCCAGCTGGGGTAGACTGGAACGGAGAAAAACGTGCGCAAGTGGTATTTATGCTAGCGGTAAAAAATGAAGAACAGAAACGACTGGCGACTCTGTACACGCTAATTAGTGATTTAGTGGAAAACCCCAAAGTAATGGGCGAGTTAAAACGAGTAACTGATTTTGAAAACTTTATGCGCATATTGCAAACAGTTTAA
- a CDS encoding metal-sensitive transcriptional regulator, translating into MDGVERKALITRFAKIEGHVRSIKNMTEEERDFETIMQQIAAVKKAMDAAAKVIYTEQMKELIKQGEMDEALIKKKIDSYIR; encoded by the coding sequence ATGGATGGGGTTGAACGGAAAGCATTAATAACAAGATTTGCCAAAATTGAAGGACATGTGCGCTCTATAAAAAATATGACAGAAGAAGAGCGGGATTTCGAAACAATTATGCAACAAATAGCCGCAGTAAAAAAAGCGATGGACGCAGCAGCAAAAGTAATTTACACTGAACAGATGAAGGAACTTATTAAACAAGGTGAAATGGATGAAGCATTAATTAAAAAGAAAATTGATAGCTACATTCGCTAA
- a CDS encoding YtnP family quorum-quenching lactonase encodes MDTIQIGDITIYWLRGGYTHFDGGAMFGVVPKPLWEKKYPANEKNQLANVTDPMFFQYEGKNYLIDTGLGNNRLTEKQKRNYGVTEESFVLEDLARLGVSPEEIDYVLMTHLHFDHVLGLTGVSEEGNYSIFKNAEIWTSKMEWDEMRNPNIRSKATYWKENWEQIESQVHTFDREVKINDVVKMEHTGGHSAGHSIIWFHLNGEKAVHMADIFPTFAHQNVLWVTAYDDYPMTSIAAKQEIFKQTFGENYWFLSYHDARFRAVKIAGNGEIINSLKVNRPTKKW; translated from the coding sequence GTGGATACAATTCAGATAGGAGATATTACTATATACTGGTTACGTGGTGGTTATACGCATTTTGATGGGGGAGCGATGTTCGGGGTTGTCCCTAAACCACTTTGGGAGAAAAAATACCCAGCAAACGAAAAAAATCAACTAGCAAATGTGACCGATCCGATGTTCTTTCAATACGAAGGGAAAAACTATTTAATTGATACTGGCCTAGGAAATAATCGTTTGACGGAAAAACAAAAACGTAATTACGGGGTGACGGAAGAATCATTTGTTCTAGAAGACTTAGCTCGACTTGGTGTATCACCAGAAGAGATTGATTATGTGTTAATGACGCATTTACATTTTGATCATGTGCTTGGTTTGACCGGTGTTTCAGAAGAAGGGAACTACTCGATTTTTAAAAATGCCGAGATTTGGACTTCTAAAATGGAATGGGACGAAATGCGAAATCCTAATATTCGTTCAAAGGCGACTTATTGGAAAGAAAATTGGGAGCAAATTGAGTCACAAGTTCATACCTTTGATAGGGAAGTTAAAATAAATGACGTAGTAAAAATGGAACATACTGGTGGACATAGTGCAGGACATTCAATTATTTGGTTTCATTTGAACGGAGAAAAAGCAGTTCATATGGCAGATATTTTTCCTACGTTTGCTCATCAAAATGTTCTTTGGGTTACTGCGTACGATGATTATCCAATGACGTCAATTGCTGCTAAACAAGAAATTTTCAAGCAAACATTTGGAGAAAATTATTGGTTTTTGTCTTATCATGACGCGAGATTTCGAGCTGTAAAAATTGCTGGAAATGGGGAAATTATAAATAGTTTAAAAGTAAATCGTCCGACTAAGAAGTGGTAA
- the trmB gene encoding tRNA (guanosine(46)-N7)-methyltransferase TrmB: MRVKHKPWAKDRLQEFPAIYIENPEELKGKWQEVFGNNNPIHIEIGSGKGQFVSGMAKANPSINYIGIEMIESVLVSALDKALEADVPNLRLVARDAKLLEDCFEKGEVAQIYLNFSDPWPKKRHTKRRLTNPTFLAIYERLLPVDGEIHFKTDNRSLFEYSLVAFSEYNMLLTFVSLDLHNSDYEGNIKTEYEEKFSAKGFPIYRLEAKFDRN; encoded by the coding sequence ATGCGTGTAAAACATAAACCATGGGCAAAAGATAGGCTGCAGGAATTTCCAGCAATTTATATTGAAAACCCTGAAGAACTAAAAGGCAAGTGGCAAGAAGTTTTTGGAAATAATAATCCGATTCATATTGAAATTGGTTCTGGTAAAGGACAATTCGTGAGTGGAATGGCAAAAGCAAATCCATCCATTAATTATATAGGTATCGAAATGATTGAAAGTGTTCTTGTCTCTGCACTTGATAAAGCGCTCGAAGCAGATGTGCCTAATTTACGTTTAGTGGCTCGTGATGCTAAATTATTAGAAGACTGTTTTGAGAAAGGGGAGGTAGCGCAAATTTATCTCAACTTCTCTGACCCGTGGCCTAAAAAACGTCATACAAAACGTCGATTAACCAATCCGACGTTCCTCGCTATTTATGAACGATTATTGCCGGTAGATGGAGAAATTCATTTTAAAACGGATAATCGGAGTTTATTTGAATATTCGTTAGTAGCATTTTCAGAATATAATATGTTACTTACGTTTGTATCACTTGATTTGCATAATAGCGATTACGAAGGGAATATAAAAACTGAATATGAAGAAAAATTTTCAGCTAAAGGATTCCCAATCTATCGTCTTGAAGCAAAATTTGATAGAAATTAA
- a CDS encoding phosphotransferase family protein, whose translation MKDNFFGREYDIAPAGGETGQAFVATHEDEKFFLKRNSSPFLAALSVENIVPKLVWTRRVENGDVITAQKWVNCHILTRDEMSGSRVAALLAKIHHSETLLHMLEKIENCYFSADQLLTRLKVEVAASNNVTSSMIEAIQYLELNLPVINQTEYVVCHGDVNHNNWIISEENELFLVDWDGAMLADAANDIGMILYQYIPRTEWENWLSSYGTTLTTDLHRKLKWYTICQTVLQVSLNQSFEANERAKQIFQNAIEDDEV comes from the coding sequence ATGAAAGATAATTTTTTTGGGAGAGAATATGACATAGCGCCGGCCGGAGGGGAAACTGGTCAAGCATTTGTTGCAACACATGAAGACGAAAAATTTTTTTTAAAAAGAAATTCTTCGCCTTTTTTAGCTGCGCTTTCCGTGGAAAACATAGTGCCAAAACTTGTTTGGACAAGACGCGTCGAAAATGGCGATGTGATTACTGCACAAAAGTGGGTGAACTGTCATATTTTAACACGTGATGAAATGAGTGGAAGTAGGGTGGCAGCGCTCTTGGCTAAAATTCACCATTCAGAAACATTACTGCACATGCTTGAAAAAATCGAGAACTGTTATTTTTCTGCAGATCAACTATTAACTCGCTTAAAAGTAGAGGTAGCAGCAAGTAATAATGTAACATCTTCTATGATAGAAGCGATTCAATACTTGGAATTAAACCTCCCAGTTATTAACCAAACGGAGTACGTCGTTTGTCATGGGGATGTCAATCATAACAATTGGATTATTTCTGAGGAAAATGAATTGTTTTTGGTAGATTGGGACGGAGCAATGCTTGCTGATGCTGCAAATGACATCGGAATGATTTTATACCAATATATCCCGCGGACGGAATGGGAAAATTGGCTTTCAAGTTATGGAACGACCTTAACGACGGACCTACATCGCAAATTAAAATGGTATACAATTTGTCAGACTGTGCTGCAAGTATCTTTAAATCAGTCGTTTGAAGCAAATGAACGAGCGAAACAGATTTTTCAAAATGCAATAGAAGATGATGAGGTGTAA